In the Psychromicrobium lacuslunae genome, GTCGACAATGCGCAGCCGATCTTTCCCGGACCGGTGCTCATGGCGAGGGCGGTTAGGGCAGCCGCGGGCGTAATCGCCGACGGTGACACTGTTTTGTTGGCTCCAGCTGCCGCATCAATCGATCAGTTCTCTTCCTATGCTCAGCGCGGTGAGGCTTTTATCGCCGCCGTTACGGAGTTGCTGGAAGGGCAGGCGACAACGCGAACAAGCGGTACTGAAGGGCAATAGGTAGCAGATGGTTAACGCGCCCGCTCGCCCGACGTCGAAAAGCCCTAGGCCTGTGGCAGCGGGGGCCAAGGCGACGGCGAGTTTTCGACAGCGAATCCGTGACATAAGTGATCGGTTTTGGCCTCGTTTGGAAGGCAAAAACAGTTCACGGAACTCGAGCTACTACCTGATTTTGGGGGCCTCGCTGGCCCTGACCTGTATTGGCCTGATGATGGTCTTCTCCGCCTCCGCGGTTGAGCAGCTCTCTAAAGACACCAGTCCCTTCACGCTAGGAATCAAGCAAACAGTTTTTGCGATTGTGGGGTTCATCGCGATGCTGGTGCTTGCTCGCTTCCCGGCGAAATGGTTCAAAGTGCTCGCCTGGCCCGGCCTAGCGGTTTCCTTCGTGTTGTTGGTTTTGGTGCTCTTCATCGGTCATGACGCCGGTGGAAATAAGAACTGGATTGTGGTTTCCGAATCGTTTTCTTTCCAGCCTTCGGAGATTACCAAGCTCATGCTGATTCTCTGGATGGCCTCGGTACTGTCCAAAAAGGAGCCTCTGCTCGGGCAGCTGCGGCACCTGATGATCCCGGTGGTGCCGGTCGCTGCCGTGGTGGTGGTGCTGGTGCTGCTGGAAAAGGACCTCGGTACTTCGGTCATCGTGATGGCAATCGCCGCCGCCGCTCTTTATTTCGCTGGCGCGCCGGGCAAACTTTTTGCCGGGGCCGCGTTGCTCGGCGGCATCGCCGCCCTGGCGCTGGCCCTCACCAGCGATAACCGACTGGGCCGACTGACCGCCTGGATGGGCTGTGGCGACGCTAATTACAACGATGTCTACGGGCTCTGCGACCAAGCCCGCAATGGCATGTACGCGCTGGCCTCGGGCGGCTGGTGGGGTGTCGGTTTGGGTCAAGGACGACAGAAGTGGAATTGGATCCCAGAAGCCCATAATGACTTCATCTTTGCCATCATCGGCGAGGAGTTTGGCTTGCTCGGCACTATCGTGCTGATCCTGCTTTACGCCGTACTGGCAATTGCCATCTTCCGGGTGATCGTTCGCCATAATGATCTCTTCGTGCGCATTGTCTGCGGCAGCGTGATGACCTGGATCCTCGGCCAGGCCTTCGTCAATATCGCCATGGTGACCGGGCTACTGCCGGTGATCGGCGTGCCTTTGCCCTTGGTCTCCTACGGTGGCACCTCGCTGACTATCAGCCTGGTGGCGATCGGCGTGGTGCTCTCCTTTGCCCGAAATCTGCCCGATAAAGCTCCCAAGACAAAGAAAAGAAACACAGTAACTTCATGAGCTCTGAACATCCCCTCTCTGTAGTGCTCGCTGGTGGCGGCTCTGCGGGGCACGTTTCCCCTTTGCTGGCGATCGCCGCCGCGCTGCGCGACCGCCACGCCGAGGTGGAGCTTCTCGCCGTCGGTACTAAAGAGGGCCTGGAAACCCGGCTAGTGCCAGCAGCCGGTGTCGAGTTGACCCTGATCGATCGAGTTCCGCTGCCTCGCAGGCCCAGCCTTGCGGCACTGAAGTTTCCGACCAGAATGCGCAAAGCAATTCGAGACTCGGAGCGGATCCTGATCGAGGCAAAGGCGGATGTGTTGCTCGGGGTGGGCGGATTCGTCTGCACGCCAATGTATGTGGCGGCCAAAAAGGCCGGTATCCCCATCGTGATCCACGAAGCTAATCTCCGGCCCGGTCTTGCCAATCGTCTTGGCGCGCGCTCCACCTCGTGGATTGGCACTGCTTTTGAAGGCACTAAGCTGAAAGCGGCGCGCTGGGTCGGGATGCCGATTCGTCGTCAGATTGCCCAGCTGGAGCGCGCGGTCCGCCCCGGCGGCAGCGCGCAACGTCAAGCCAAAACTGAACTTGGCTTTGACGCCGACCGGCCGTTGCTGGTGGTGACCGGAGGCTCACTGGGCGCTCAGCGGATCAACCAGGCCCTCGTCGATTCATTGCCAGCTCTTACCGAAGCAGCCATTCAGGTGCTGCACATCACCGGGCGCGGCAAGCAGGTGCGCGAGGCATCAGGTCAGTTAGTCGCTGCGGCGGGTTATCAGCAAATCGAGTATCTGGATGGCATGGAAGATGCCTATGCAGCAGCCGACCTACTAATCTGTCGCGCCGGTGCTGGCACCGTCAGCGAAGTGGCTGCGGTCGGGGTGCCTGCCGTTTTTGTGCCGCTGCCAGTGGGCAATGGCGAGCAGGCGCTTAATGCAGCCACCTTGGTTGACCGGCAAGCAGCTCTCAGTGTGGCCGATAAGGATTTCACTCCGGAATGGCTTCGCCAGCACGTACTGCCCTTGGTGACTGACCCAGCCCGGCTGGAGGAATTGGCTCGTCGTGCCGCCCAGTTGGGGATTAGGGACGCTGCGGAGAAGATGGCTGAAATGATTGTGCAGGCCGTCCGATGAGCCCTGAGGTGGACCTTGAATTGAGTGACTTGGGCACTGTGCACTTCATCGGTATCGGTGGTGCCGGGATGTCCGGAATAGCGCGAATCATGCTCGCCGATGGGGTAGTGGTGAGCGGTAGTGACGCCAAAGCGTCAGCGGCCCTGACTGAGCTCAGCCAACTTGGTGCGCGGACCTTTATTGGACATGCTGCCGAGCAGGTCTCGGCGGCGAACACGGTGGTGGTGTCCAGCGCGATTAAGCCCTCGAATCCGGAACTGCTAGCCGCGCAGCAGCTCGGGCTGCGGATTCTGCACCGCTCAGAGGCTTTGGCGGCAACCATGAAACGGCACACAGTGGTCGCGGTTGCCGGTACGCACGGCAAGACCACCACCAGTTCGATGATCGCGGTGGCCCTGCGTCGGGCAGGGCTGGACCCGTCCTTTGCGATCGGCGCCACGGTGGTAGATCTTGGCGCGAACGCTTACCACGGCCGGGGCGATATTTTTGTTGCTGAAGCGGATGAGTCGGATGGTTCGTTCCTGAACTACCGACCGAAGATCGCGGTGCTGACCAACGCCGAACCGGACCACCTCGACCATTACGGCAGCGCCGAGGCAGTGATGCGCGCCTTTGGCGACTTCATTGCGTTGCTGCCGGAGGACGGGCTTTTGGTGGCTTGTGCTGATGATGAGGGCAGCCTAGCGCTCAGCGACGCTGCGGTTGCCGCAGGTCATCGAGTATTGCGCTATGGCCGCAACGAGCGGGCTGATCTTCGGCTCAGAGGTTCTGCCCTGGAATTCCGAGGACGGCAATACCAGCTTGAATTAGCGGTACCGGGGGAGCACAACCGGCTCAACGCCGCGGCGGCCTTTGCCGTTGGGATCGAACTGGGGGGCGAAACCGAGCACGAAACTGAGCAATTGTTGGCCGCGTTGGCTGAGTTCAGGGGCGCGGCCCGGCGCTTCGAGTTGAAAGGCAGCGTCGACGGGGTCCGGGTCTTTGATGACTACGCTCATCACCCCACTGAGCTCAAGGCGGCGTTGCAAGCGGCCCGTACGGTGGCCGCCGGACATCGCGTTCTGGTGCTCTTCCAGCCCCACCTTTTCAGCCGAACCCGTGAGTTCGCCACCGAGTTCGCTGCCGCTTTGGAACTGGCGGATGCTGCCGCGGTGCTAGACATCTACCCGGCCAGAGAAGAGCCTATTCTCGGGGTGAGCAGCGCCTTAATCACCGACCTGGCAGCACACACCGAGCACTTCGCCGATCCGCAGCAGGCCCTGGCGAGTCTGCTGGATCAGGTTTCCGCAGGGGACTTAATTCTGACCATCGGAGCGGGCGATGTTACCCAGTGGGGGCCGGTGTTGCTTGAGCAGCTGAATGCCCGGACAGCCGGCCCAGGAGAGCGAGGAAGCAATGCCGATGAGGCGTAAGCCGCCGGTGATCTCCACTCAGGGGGGCAGGCCCGAAGTCGAGCAGGAACCGAAAGCGCAGAGTTCGAGTGCGGGCAGCACAAAAGTCTCCCAGTTGCCGATCACCGAGCCGTCCGAAGATCAGGGCGCAACGGTATTGAGTTTTCCTATCGGCCGTGGTGCGACTCGCCGTTGGTGGCCTTGGGCTCTGGCCGGTGGGGTGCTCGCGCTGATTGCCGTCATTATGGCGGTGGTACTTTTCTCTCCCGCACTCGCGCTCAAAACGGTCAAGGTCGATGGCACCAAACTAGCCAGCGAAACGGCAGTGCAGGCCGCGCTAAAGCCACTTCAAGGAAAATCGCTGACTCAGATCAGTCAGTCCCAGGTGCAGGACCTGCTCGCCAACTTGCCCCAGGTGCAGTCGGTCAGTATTGAAGCCAGGCCACCGTCAACGCTATTGGTGCACATTGTTGAACGGCTTCCGGTGGCGGTGCTGAAAAACGGTAGTAAATATATTTTGGTCGACCCCAAAGGCACCCAATTGGGCAGCACCTCAAATCCGGCGGCGGCGAAGTTGCCGCTCATTGACGGGGGCACTGCGGCGATTGGCCAGGCTACTTTCTCAGCGATGACTGCTGTATTGGCCTCGCTGCCGGCGGCGGTTAGAGCGCAATTGCAGTCCGCCGCGGCCAAGTCTCCGGACGCGGTTGAGCTGACTTTGCTTAACGGAAAAAAAGTTGTTTGGGGAGATGCCTCCGAAATGGCGCTGAAATCTGAGGTTTTGCAGACCTTATTGAAGAATCCACCGAAGGCCGAACCGGGCAAACCGGAGCCCGCCCCGGTGAATGTCTACGATGTGAGTTCGCCCAGACATCCGGTGACCCGGTGAGAATTTCGGTTGATTCGCACGACACGCGGGAACGGTTATTGAAAGACAGCGCGATGCCCCATAGCGTCGCAATCAAGAATTACTTGACATAACTCTAACCCTCAAGTAGAGGGTTAGAGTCACAAAGCTTCAAGCAGCAAACGAACAAGGGAAAGCAACCGTGGCAGCACCGCAGAATTACCTGGCCGTCATCAAAGTCGTCGGCATCGGCGGCGGTGGCGTGAATGCCGTCAACCGAATGATCGAGGTTGGCCTGAGAGGCGTTGAATTCATCGCCATCAATACCGACGCCCAGGCGCTGTTGATGTCCGATGCTGATGTCAAGCTCGACGTTGGCCGCGAGCTCACCCGTGGTCTGGGTGCTGGCGCCGATCCGGAGGTAGGCCGGAAGGCCGCTGAGGACCACGCCGAAGAAATCGAAGAGGTGCTACGCGGTGCCGATATGGTTTTCGTCACCGCCGGCGAGGGCGGTGGCACCGGCACCGGCGGCGCGCCCGTGGTGGCTCGGATCGCTCGCTCACTGGGTGCTTTGACCATCGGCGTGGTGACTCGGCCATTCACCTTCGAAGGCCGTCGTCGCTCGAATCAGGCCGAAACCGGCATTGACGGTCTGCGCGATGAGGTAGACACCTTGATCGTGATCCCCAATGACCGATTGCTTTCGATCAGCGATCGCAATGTCTCGATGCTCGATGCCTTCCGCTCGGCAGACCAAGTGCTGCTTTCCGGCGTGCAGGGCATTACCGATCTCATTACCACTCCCGGTTTGATCAACCTCGACTTTGCCGACGTCAAATCGGTGATGCAGGGCGCCGGCTCGGCGTTGATGGGCATTGGTTCGGCCAGAGGTGAGGATCGCGCCGTGAAGGCCGCCGAGTTGGCGATTGCCTCACCGCTGCTGGAAGCCTCTATCGATGGTGCACACGGTGTGCTGCTCTCCATTCAGGGCGGTTCTGATCTCGGATTGTTCGAGATCAATGAGGCGGCCCGGTTGGTTCAGGAAGTCGCGCACCCCGAGGCGAATATCATCTTCGGTGCGGTGATTGACGACGCACTGGGCGACGAGGCGCGGGTCACCGTGATCGCGGCCGGCTTTGACAATGTGGATGCCACCAGCGCGCCAGCAGGTGACCCGGTGGCCCGGGCAGCAGCGAAGCCTAGCGAAGAGGAAGCCGCCCCGGCAGCTGCTGCGGCGAATCTATCCTCCTGGAGCCAAAGCGCGGGACACAATTCTTCCTCGGCCGAGAACAGTTTCGAGATGGATCTGCCCGCTGTGGTGGAGCCTGACCTGAGCAGCGCCCGGCAAGATGATCTGGATGTCCCTGATTTCCTGAAATAGCAGACTCAGCGATGTTTTTCTGGCGCCGAGAGGTCCGGCCCGGCTGGGGTGTGGCTTTTAGCGATATCCGGGCCGGCTCGTTGAGCTTGAACGTGCCGGCGGACTCGGCAGCCCGGCAGCATCGTGAGTCGCTGCGCGAGGAACTCCGGTTAGAAACCGGATTCCAATTCATGTCTCAAGTACACGGGCGTGAGCTAGTGGAGGTCGAGCGAGCTGGGCAGCAGCCCACCGCAGACGGTTTGATTTCCGCTAGCTTGCCGCTCGCCGTGCTGGTCGCTGATTGTCTGCCAGTGATCTTATTGGCGGAGCGGGCTACCGAAACCATTTCTGCGGCGGTACATGCTGGCCGGCAAGGTGTGCTGAACGGTATCGTGCCGGCCGCCATTGAACGGTTGACGGTTCTGGGAGCTGAGCAAGTTGAGGCGTGGATCGGTCCGGCGATCTGTGCCGGATGTTACGAGGTGCCTGAACAGATGCGGGCGGAGTCCACCACTCAGTTCCCGGAA is a window encoding:
- the murG gene encoding undecaprenyldiphospho-muramoylpentapeptide beta-N-acetylglucosaminyltransferase, translated to MSSEHPLSVVLAGGGSAGHVSPLLAIAAALRDRHAEVELLAVGTKEGLETRLVPAAGVELTLIDRVPLPRRPSLAALKFPTRMRKAIRDSERILIEAKADVLLGVGGFVCTPMYVAAKKAGIPIVIHEANLRPGLANRLGARSTSWIGTAFEGTKLKAARWVGMPIRRQIAQLERAVRPGGSAQRQAKTELGFDADRPLLVVTGGSLGAQRINQALVDSLPALTEAAIQVLHITGRGKQVREASGQLVAAAGYQQIEYLDGMEDAYAAADLLICRAGAGTVSEVAAVGVPAVFVPLPVGNGEQALNAATLVDRQAALSVADKDFTPEWLRQHVLPLVTDPARLEELARRAAQLGIRDAAEKMAEMIVQAVR
- the ftsW gene encoding putative lipid II flippase FtsW, with the protein product MEGKNSSRNSSYYLILGASLALTCIGLMMVFSASAVEQLSKDTSPFTLGIKQTVFAIVGFIAMLVLARFPAKWFKVLAWPGLAVSFVLLVLVLFIGHDAGGNKNWIVVSESFSFQPSEITKLMLILWMASVLSKKEPLLGQLRHLMIPVVPVAAVVVVLVLLEKDLGTSVIVMAIAAAALYFAGAPGKLFAGAALLGGIAALALALTSDNRLGRLTAWMGCGDANYNDVYGLCDQARNGMYALASGGWWGVGLGQGRQKWNWIPEAHNDFIFAIIGEEFGLLGTIVLILLYAVLAIAIFRVIVRHNDLFVRIVCGSVMTWILGQAFVNIAMVTGLLPVIGVPLPLVSYGGTSLTISLVAIGVVLSFARNLPDKAPKTKKRNTVTS
- the ftsZ gene encoding cell division protein FtsZ, whose translation is MAAPQNYLAVIKVVGIGGGGVNAVNRMIEVGLRGVEFIAINTDAQALLMSDADVKLDVGRELTRGLGAGADPEVGRKAAEDHAEEIEEVLRGADMVFVTAGEGGGTGTGGAPVVARIARSLGALTIGVVTRPFTFEGRRRSNQAETGIDGLRDEVDTLIVIPNDRLLSISDRNVSMLDAFRSADQVLLSGVQGITDLITTPGLINLDFADVKSVMQGAGSALMGIGSARGEDRAVKAAELAIASPLLEASIDGAHGVLLSIQGGSDLGLFEINEAARLVQEVAHPEANIIFGAVIDDALGDEARVTVIAAGFDNVDATSAPAGDPVARAAAKPSEEEAAPAAAAANLSSWSQSAGHNSSSAENSFEMDLPAVVEPDLSSARQDDLDVPDFLK
- a CDS encoding cell division protein FtsQ/DivIB, translated to MPGQPAQESEEAMPMRRKPPVISTQGGRPEVEQEPKAQSSSAGSTKVSQLPITEPSEDQGATVLSFPIGRGATRRWWPWALAGGVLALIAVIMAVVLFSPALALKTVKVDGTKLASETAVQAALKPLQGKSLTQISQSQVQDLLANLPQVQSVSIEARPPSTLLVHIVERLPVAVLKNGSKYILVDPKGTQLGSTSNPAAAKLPLIDGGTAAIGQATFSAMTAVLASLPAAVRAQLQSAAAKSPDAVELTLLNGKKVVWGDASEMALKSEVLQTLLKNPPKAEPGKPEPAPVNVYDVSSPRHPVTR
- the murC gene encoding UDP-N-acetylmuramate--L-alanine ligase, translated to MSPEVDLELSDLGTVHFIGIGGAGMSGIARIMLADGVVVSGSDAKASAALTELSQLGARTFIGHAAEQVSAANTVVVSSAIKPSNPELLAAQQLGLRILHRSEALAATMKRHTVVAVAGTHGKTTTSSMIAVALRRAGLDPSFAIGATVVDLGANAYHGRGDIFVAEADESDGSFLNYRPKIAVLTNAEPDHLDHYGSAEAVMRAFGDFIALLPEDGLLVACADDEGSLALSDAAVAAGHRVLRYGRNERADLRLRGSALEFRGRQYQLELAVPGEHNRLNAAAAFAVGIELGGETEHETEQLLAALAEFRGAARRFELKGSVDGVRVFDDYAHHPTELKAALQAARTVAAGHRVLVLFQPHLFSRTREFATEFAAALELADAAAVLDIYPAREEPILGVSSALITDLAAHTEHFADPQQALASLLDQVSAGDLILTIGAGDVTQWGPVLLEQLNARTAGPGERGSNADEA
- a CDS encoding polyphenol oxidase family protein, with protein sequence MFFWRREVRPGWGVAFSDIRAGSLSLNVPADSAARQHRESLREELRLETGFQFMSQVHGRELVEVERAGQQPTADGLISASLPLAVLVADCLPVILLAERATETISAAVHAGRQGVLNGIVPAAIERLTVLGAEQVEAWIGPAICAGCYEVPEQMRAESTTQFPELYASTSWGTPSLDLRAGATAQLERAGVLVNQVEVCTREEPGLFSHRASQQTGRQQGRFAGLVYRTRQR